Part of the Mycobacteriales bacterium genome is shown below.
CGGTGCTGGACCGGATGCGCGGCACCGTGACCATCGTCGCGCCCGATGCCGAGGTGGCCGTCGGGCTGCGCTTCGGCAACGGCGTCTGCCGGGTGTCCGACGGCGCGATCCCCGGCTCGACCGTGCGGATCGAGATGCCGTCCGAGACGCTGCTCGGCTTCGCGTCGATCCCGCTGCTCTACGGCCTCCCGTCGGCGCTCACGCCGGAGGGGCGGGCGTTCACGCTCGCCGTCGCGAAGCGCGAGGTCCGCATCAGCGGGCTGGTCCGCCACCTCACGCTGGTCCGGCAGCTCAACACCCTGCTCTCGGTGGCGTGACCCCGGCGGCGCCGCCGGCGCGGGTGCTGGCGGCGTTCGGCTGCCCCGGCGACCCGGTGCCGCTCGCGGGCGGGCAGGGGGAGTGCTGGCGCGCCGGCGACGTCGTGCTCAAGCCCGCGCCCGACGACGCGGCGCTGCTCGCCTCGGTCATGGCCGACGTCGTGGAGACGCCGGCGTTCCGCGTGGCGCGACCCGTCGCGTCGGCGGACGGGTGGGTGTGCGCCGGCTGGACCGCGTGGACGTTCGTGCCGGGCCGCCACCGCGACGACCGGATCGCCGACGAGGTCGCGGTGTGCGACGCGTTCCACGCGGCGCTCGCGCACCTGCCGCGGCCGGCGTTCGAGACGTGGTCGCTGTACCGGCAGGCCGACGCGGTCGCGTGGGGCGAGGCGGCGTACGACGGCGGCGGCCCGGGCGGGCCGCTGCTCGACCGGCTGGCGGCGTTGCGCGAGCCGGTCGGCCTGCCGGACCAGCTCGTCCACGGCGACCTCGGCGGCAACGTGCTGTTCGCCGACGGCCTGCCGCCCGCCGTCATCGACCCGGCGCTGTACTGGCGGCCGGCCGCGTACGCGCGGGCCGTCGTCGTCGCGGACGCCGTGACGTGGCGCGGCGCCGACCCCGCGGTGCTCGACCTCGCGCCGTTCGGCTGCGTGGTGCGGGCGGTGGCGTTCCGGGTGGCCGCGAGCGCCGGGCGCGGCGAGGGCCCGCGCCCGGCGCTGCTCCGTACCGTCGAGCTGCTGGAACGCCGTCAGGGGCAGTGACCGCTCGTCACGACCTCGACGCAGAGCGGCGGCAGGCTCCCGCCCGGCGGGATGCCGAGGACGTTGACGCCGAACAGCGGGCGGGACGGGTCGCCGTCGGTGTCGAGGACCACACCGGCACGTAGGCCTCGCAGGTGCCGTCCAGTCCGACGAGGCAGGTCGATCCCGGCGGCGTCTCGACGCGCGTCTCGCCCGGGACGACGTTCGCCCCTACGGGCTCGTAGCAGACCGGGAAGACACCGGTCGCGCCGAGGTCCGGCACGCACTCGACCTCGGCGAATGCGCCCGGCGTCGCCCCGCCTGTCTCGGTCCGCACGCGCAGCGCCACGGAGCCGCCCGTGACCGCACTCGTGGCGCCGGGCGGCGTGTCGCTGAAGCAGACGCGGACCTCGCGGTACGTGCTGCCGGGCTCCGCCCCGACGACGAGGACGGCGGCCGTCACCGGCCACCCCAGCACCTCCACCCCGCCGGCGCAGGAACTGGCGGAGCCGGTGCCGGCGGACGCGGGCGGCAGGGCGGGGACGAGCAGCGCGGTTGCGGCGGCGGCGAGCAGGGCGCGGGTGCGCATGAGGACCTCCGGACGTAGGGGTGCCTGCTACACGTCCGGGCGAGGCGTTCCTTACGCGGCTCGTAGCATGAACGGCATGACCGTCGACGCCGCCGCCGTCGAGCGCGCGCTCGACGAGATCCGCCCGCACCTGCACGGCGGCATCGAACTCGTCGCCATCGACGGCGACGTGGTGCGCGTGCGGATGCACGGCGAGTGCGCCGACTGCTCGTTGCAGCAGGTGACGTTGCGGACCGGTGTCGAACGCGTCGTCCGCGCCCGCGTCCCGGCCGTCGCCGCCGTCGTGGCCGACCCGGTCGCGGGAGGGGAGACCTGCCGATGAGGCTCGCGAGCCAGGCGCCGTTCCCGTACGTCCGCCCGGGGCGGGTCTGCTACATCGAGCAGACGGGCGAGCAGGTGGTCCAGATCACGACGATCGGCGACCTTCGGGAGGCGGTCGGCCGCGCCCGGGCGGGCGGGTCCCGGCTGCTCGCGGTCTGGCCGGGGGAGTGGCGTTCGGACCTGTTCCTGATCGACGAC
Proteins encoded:
- a CDS encoding TIGR02569 family protein, producing MTPAAPPARVLAAFGCPGDPVPLAGGQGECWRAGDVVLKPAPDDAALLASVMADVVETPAFRVARPVASADGWVCAGWTAWTFVPGRHRDDRIADEVAVCDAFHAALAHLPRPAFETWSLYRQADAVAWGEAAYDGGGPGGPLLDRLAALREPVGLPDQLVHGDLGGNVLFADGLPPAVIDPALYWRPAAYARAVVVADAVTWRGADPAVLDLAPFGCVVRAVAFRVAASAGRGEGPRPALLRTVELLERRQGQ
- a CDS encoding NifU family protein translates to MTVDAAAVERALDEIRPHLHGGIELVAIDGDVVRVRMHGECADCSLQQVTLRTGVERVVRARVPAVAAVVADPVAGGETCR